The Xyrauchen texanus isolate HMW12.3.18 chromosome 38, RBS_HiC_50CHRs, whole genome shotgun sequence genome window below encodes:
- the LOC127631733 gene encoding mRNA decay activator protein ZFP36L2-like, with amino-acid sequence MSDTLGESLIRNLINLGLDDSFTRISRPFPPKSISSEQLSDEVIGWSGDSWCDKALRKPQYPFKPDRSMSLTDSCLKMKPHSVPPPPGFEPLPSNRFKTELCRSFQEHGSCKYGNKCQFAHGEGELRGLHRHPKYKTQECRTFYQFGYCPYGPRCHFIHEERSPLAGVNAPGDQHPRLRQSVSFAGFSRPRSSSPPSLYDPLSFTRASSVSPPPADILSPVFTDSSREMFPFGRYLSGENHSSTPYTTEPKSRCVCGHGNNVQMKEERKKSFVADKLQRFPSEDSLSDRESYSSTGSSSGSESPTFDSLSGKRLSVFARMSVSD; translated from the exons ATGTCCGATACGCTGGGCGAGAGTCTCATAAGG AATCTGATCAACTTGGGTTTAGATGACTCGTTCACTCGCATTTCCCGTCCATTCCCACCGAAGAGCATCAGCTCGGAGCAGCTCTCCGACGAGGTCATCGGCTGGTCCGGGGACAGCTGGTGCGACAAAGCGCTGAGGAAACCCCAGTATCCCTTCAAACCAGACCGATCCATGAGTCTGACTGACAGCTGTCTCAAGATGAAGCCCCACAGCGTCCCCCCACCACCTGGATTTGAACCTCTTCCCTCAAACCGATTCAAGACCGAATTGTGCCGAAGCTTTCAGGAACACGGCAGCTGCAAATACGGCAACAAATGTCAGTTTGCGCACGGCGAGGGTGAACTGCGAGGTCTTCACCGCCACCCGAAATACAAAACTCAGGAATGTCGCACTTTTTACCAATTTGGATACTGTCCCTACGGACCCCGCTGTCACTTCATTCACGAGGAGAGAAGCCCTCTGGCGGGGGTGAATGCTCCTGGCGACCAGCACCCGCGTCTCCGTCAAAGTGTCAGCTTCGCCGGTTTCTCCAGACCTCGCAGTAGCTCTCCGCCGAGTTTATACGATCCCCTGAGCTTTACCCGCGCGTCCTCGGTCTCCCCGCCCCCGGCTGACATCTTATCCCCTGTCTTCACCGACTCTTCCCGTGAAATGTTCCCCTTCGGACGTTACTTAAGCGGAGAAAACCATAGCAGCACGCCCTACACGACAGAGCCTAAGTCACGGTGTGTCTGTGGCCACGGAAATAACGTCCAGATGAAGGAAGAACGGAAAAAAAGTTTCGTGGCGGACAAACTGCAGCGCTTTCCCTCAGAAGATTCGCTGTCAGACCGCGAAAGTTACAGCAGCACCGGTAGCTCGAGCGGCTCCGAGTCTCCCACATTCGACAGTTTGAGCGGGAAGCGGCTGTCTGTGTTCGCGCGGATGTCTGTCTCCGACTAA